The Caballeronia sp. Lep1P3 genome window below encodes:
- the recB gene encoding exodeoxyribonuclease V subunit beta, producing the protein MVNTHVSGEIVQELDVFACPLDGVSQIEASAGTGKTWNICALYVRLLLEKRLSVEQILVVTFTKAATAELHERIRTRLAGVAHAIENADAAGDPFIERLFETTLEEVGAEEALQRIRIALHSFDQAAIHTIHAFCQRALQEAPFAAAMPFAFDMEADDSTLRLELAADFWRERVEPAAARTPSFASWLVAKGAGPASLDAQLARRLKKPLAELRWGGMATEQGDAADPRARFDEACALWNAERGAIARLLADAQGALNGRSYSAKIIEEAIEAWTAYFADADCHAQPPKEALKLTAAALAKGTKVRQTPPAHPFFEQAEALAASAAAAEAAQRALWLDIVREWLDYAPAELSARKRARRVVSFDDLLSNLHHALVRHAWLADALRARYPAALIDEFQDTDPLQYAIFNRVFAPHGPLFLVGDPKQAIYSFRAADLHTYLAARHGASARYTLAVNQRSTARIIDACNRVFGANPSAFILDGLGYQPVRAGTRARGPFVDETPAAAYSDIADFCVWMLPHGESALSKGNAQRDGAEACAAEIARLLRGAQRGEVRIGDKPLCAGDIAVLVQTHRQGSIVKRVLAAWGVGSVELAQASVFGALDAEQIERVLAAIDTPGDLRRLRAALATDWFGLDGAALWRLEHAVSAADANDGANDSTSWVERFSRYRTIWHERGFAVMWRTLARELSIAARLVARPDGERRLTNVNHLAELLQARSAEQPGIAPTLRWLAAQRAQQGGGEDAQLRLESDRNLVQIVTVHKSKGLEYAVVFCPFLNDGAARDASKSGLPDAREYHDDAGVAVLHYGIDEDESKEVSAAIAREQAAERARLVYVALTRAVYRCYVVAGVYISNVSNKSTKESRRSVLNWLVAGAGQDFDAFCDEPPDEAGIVAAWHALEAEARGAIGVTPLPVIESREPLAADDTDTHDIDARTNRRLLRDRWRMASFSSLIAAGARDEANQPQAVEARPDHDELADLDALPVQAPVPREAAVLADDDILAFPRGAAAGECLHRMYELADFTQPATWREVIERALREHPTPAPEPLAQRLRPMMHRLLADTLAAEIAPGLQLARVPTARRMNELEFLFPAPSLDFAALRRILAAHGYPDVALEAGALRGFIKGFIDMIVEHDGRYWIIDWKSNHLGDAPEDYRAAPLAQAMAHHAYHLQALVYVVALHRYLRARVAGYEYETHVGGYLYLFVRGVRPDWRDGDAASGVHRGRPPLALVEALDRAMSGGAA; encoded by the coding sequence ATGGTGAACACACACGTCAGTGGCGAGATCGTGCAGGAACTCGACGTCTTTGCTTGCCCGCTCGATGGCGTGAGCCAGATCGAGGCGTCCGCCGGAACGGGCAAGACCTGGAACATCTGCGCGCTTTACGTGCGGCTCCTGCTGGAAAAGCGTCTGAGCGTCGAGCAGATTCTCGTTGTGACCTTCACGAAGGCCGCGACCGCCGAGCTGCACGAGCGCATTCGCACGCGGCTCGCGGGCGTCGCTCATGCGATCGAAAACGCCGATGCGGCGGGCGACCCGTTCATCGAACGTCTCTTCGAGACGACGCTCGAAGAGGTCGGTGCGGAAGAAGCGCTGCAACGCATCCGTATCGCGCTGCATAGTTTCGATCAGGCCGCCATCCACACGATCCACGCGTTCTGCCAGCGCGCGCTGCAGGAAGCGCCGTTCGCCGCCGCGATGCCGTTCGCGTTCGACATGGAAGCCGACGACAGCACGTTGCGCTTGGAGCTTGCCGCCGACTTCTGGCGCGAGCGCGTGGAGCCGGCTGCCGCACGCACGCCGTCGTTCGCGTCGTGGCTCGTCGCAAAAGGCGCGGGGCCGGCATCGCTCGATGCGCAGCTTGCGCGGCGTCTCAAGAAGCCGCTCGCGGAACTGCGCTGGGGCGGCATGGCAACCGAACAAGGCGATGCGGCCGATCCGCGCGCGCGCTTCGACGAAGCCTGCGCGTTGTGGAACGCGGAGCGCGGCGCCATCGCCCGGCTTCTCGCGGACGCGCAAGGCGCGCTGAATGGCCGCAGCTATAGCGCGAAGATCATCGAGGAAGCCATCGAAGCCTGGACCGCCTATTTCGCCGATGCCGACTGTCACGCGCAGCCGCCGAAGGAAGCGCTGAAACTCACGGCGGCGGCGCTCGCGAAGGGCACGAAGGTGAGACAGACGCCGCCCGCGCATCCGTTTTTCGAGCAGGCCGAGGCGCTCGCGGCGTCGGCGGCGGCAGCGGAGGCAGCGCAGCGCGCGCTGTGGCTCGACATCGTGCGCGAATGGCTGGACTACGCGCCCGCCGAGCTGTCGGCGAGAAAGCGCGCGCGCCGCGTCGTCTCGTTCGACGATCTGCTCTCGAATCTGCATCACGCGCTCGTCAGGCACGCGTGGCTCGCCGACGCACTGCGCGCGCGCTATCCGGCCGCGCTCATCGACGAATTCCAGGACACCGATCCGCTGCAATACGCGATCTTCAATCGCGTGTTCGCACCGCACGGGCCGCTCTTTCTCGTCGGCGATCCCAAACAGGCGATCTACAGCTTCCGCGCCGCCGACCTGCACACGTACCTCGCCGCGCGTCACGGCGCGAGCGCGCGCTACACGCTCGCGGTGAACCAGCGCTCGACCGCGCGCATCATCGACGCGTGCAACCGCGTGTTCGGCGCGAATCCGTCCGCGTTCATCCTCGACGGGCTCGGCTATCAGCCGGTGCGCGCGGGCACGCGTGCGCGCGGTCCGTTCGTCGACGAAACGCCCGCCGCCGCGTATTCCGATATCGCCGATTTCTGCGTGTGGATGCTGCCGCACGGCGAATCGGCGCTCTCCAAAGGCAACGCGCAGCGCGATGGCGCAGAGGCGTGCGCCGCCGAAATCGCGCGCCTGTTGCGCGGCGCGCAGCGCGGCGAAGTGCGTATCGGCGACAAGCCACTCTGCGCCGGCGATATCGCCGTGCTCGTTCAGACGCACCGGCAGGGCAGCATCGTGAAGCGCGTGCTGGCGGCGTGGGGCGTCGGCAGCGTCGAGCTTGCGCAGGCGTCGGTGTTCGGCGCGCTCGATGCCGAGCAGATCGAGCGCGTGCTCGCCGCCATCGATACGCCCGGCGACCTGCGCCGTCTGCGCGCCGCGCTCGCGACCGACTGGTTCGGTCTCGACGGAGCCGCGCTCTGGCGGCTCGAACATGCGGTGTCCGCCGCCGATGCCAACGACGGCGCGAACGATTCCACGAGCTGGGTCGAGCGCTTCTCGCGTTATCGCACGATCTGGCACGAGCGCGGCTTCGCGGTCATGTGGCGCACGCTCGCGCGCGAACTGTCCATTGCGGCGCGCCTCGTCGCGCGACCCGACGGCGAGCGCAGGCTCACGAACGTCAACCATCTCGCGGAACTGTTGCAGGCGCGTTCGGCGGAGCAGCCGGGCATCGCGCCGACGCTGCGCTGGCTCGCCGCGCAGCGCGCGCAGCAGGGCGGCGGCGAGGACGCGCAACTGCGTCTGGAGTCCGACCGCAATCTCGTGCAGATCGTGACGGTCCACAAGTCGAAAGGGCTGGAATACGCGGTCGTGTTCTGCCCGTTCCTGAACGACGGCGCCGCGCGCGATGCGTCGAAATCCGGGCTGCCGGACGCGAGGGAATATCACGACGACGCGGGCGTTGCCGTGCTGCACTACGGCATCGACGAGGACGAATCGAAAGAGGTGAGCGCCGCGATCGCGCGCGAGCAGGCCGCCGAGCGCGCGCGCCTCGTCTACGTTGCGCTCACGCGCGCGGTGTATCGCTGCTATGTGGTCGCGGGCGTCTATATCTCGAACGTGTCGAACAAGTCGACGAAGGAGTCGCGGCGCAGCGTGCTCAACTGGCTCGTTGCGGGAGCCGGTCAGGACTTCGACGCCTTCTGCGACGAGCCGCCCGACGAGGCGGGCATCGTCGCTGCGTGGCATGCGCTCGAGGCAGAGGCGCGAGGCGCGATCGGCGTGACGCCGCTGCCGGTCATCGAGTCGCGCGAGCCGCTCGCCGCCGACGACACCGACACGCACGACATCGACGCGCGCACGAACCGACGTCTTTTGCGCGACCGCTGGCGCATGGCGAGCTTCAGCTCGCTGATCGCGGCGGGCGCGCGCGACGAAGCCAATCAGCCGCAGGCCGTGGAAGCGCGTCCCGATCACGACGAACTCGCCGATCTCGACGCGCTGCCCGTGCAAGCCCCCGTCCCGCGCGAGGCGGCCGTGCTCGCCGACGACGACATCCTCGCGTTTCCGCGCGGCGCGGCGGCGGGCGAATGCCTGCATCGCATGTACGAACTCGCCGATTTCACGCAGCCCGCGACGTGGCGCGAGGTGATCGAGCGCGCGCTGCGTGAGCATCCGACGCCCGCGCCCGAGCCGCTCGCGCAACGTCTTCGCCCGATGATGCATCGCCTTCTCGCCGATACGCTCGCGGCCGAGATCGCGCCGGGCTTGCAGTTAGCGCGTGTCCCGACGGCGCGGCGCATGAACGAGCTCGAGTTTTTGTTTCCCGCGCCGTCGCTGGATTTTGCGGCGCTGCGGCGGATTCTCGCCGCGCACGGTTATCCGGACGTTGCGCTGGAAGCGGGCGCGCTGCGCGGTTTCATCAAGGGGTTCATCGACATGATCGTCGAGCACGACGGGCGCTACTGGATCATCGACTGGAAGTCGAATCATCTCGGCGATGCGCCCGAGGACTACCGCGCCGCGCCGCTCGCGCAGGCGATGGCGCATCACGCGTATCACTTGCAGGCGCTCGTCTACGTGGTCGCGCTGCATCGCTATCTGCGCGCGCGCGTGGCCGGCTACGAATACGAGACGCATGTCGGCGGCTATCTGTATTTGTTCGTGCGCGGCGTGCGTCCCGACTGGCGCGACGGCGACGCGGCAAGCGGCGTGCATCGCGGACGGCCGCCGCTCGCGCTCGTCGAGGCGCTCGACCGGGCGATGTCCGGAGGCGCGGCATGA
- the recC gene encoding exodeoxyribonuclease V subunit gamma, translating to MLELFQSNRHETLAAALFEDLDAFAMRESDPFASESVIVPSAAVRRRLELDMAERFGICANVQFCYLAQWLWAQIGRVLPVPAHSPFAPDRLAWRCYRLFDEPAFRQAPRLSTYLNAADDSMRYELARRIATVFDHYLTYRPEWLTQWQAGGSILAGGAETDARGPRLSGASDIHRQDERWEAELWRALLADLASAGEEQHAEHDKAHDATPPAYRFLAEAPAFDLETAMRAAWPRRISVFALPTMPPLHIALLRELSRWIDVRVYALNPCREFWFDIVSKARVEQLELKGEADFQEVGHPLLAEWGRQTQAQLHMLHELTERATSSERELFEENPAPTWLARVQNGILALDEDNAAPQPGEIADAGIEVHVCHSLSRQLEVLHDRLLDWFDEIEGLEPSDVLVAFPDLAVAGPLIDGIFGTAPAGASNERRRIPYRITGLPPSQANPVARALLDWLALAERGVGAPELIEWLRVDAIATRYGIDAASLETAQEWLAAAGARRGLRPDEVTGEHVPAARHTFADALTRLYLGYALPGGGAPVADWLPVEGAQGSEAELLGRLTRFIDDIDAFAKDIEAPRTARAWGGLLLDALARFFDAGVAFNDAIGDVRHAIDALIAAIDEGARDTQVSAAVIRTALTDTLDDPARGGVPWGGVTFSSLTSLRGLPYRVVCLLGMDDGMLPSLARADEFDLMAAFGKLGDRQRRDDERNLFLDLLLAARDRLMIAYTGRSIRDNAVLPPAALIDELLDYLAQAVAGEHAAPDDLAKARARFVFEHPLQPFAPEYFEPGGRLFTYEPERAELARALAAGRTQPGAPFFAQPLPVEEDEEIVPFDDFVRFWRHPARALLRDRLGIALVDAEAELDMTEPFELGFAGRDALAARVLPALVEAHADAAHGASQRARDVARTSPEMPGGATGAVWQAREMHALSSLAERIRASVADGQARLPFVFDIAPRWPDTGGVALFGNHDDALVDERPFTLAGTLNRLTPQGQVIYRYDEPRARDYLCAWLAHLAYCAALPDGPRRTVWHGRGARSADFELAPVERPLAHLGALAALYRAGRRMPLRFFPKSAWLEMSEGRSKAQAAWDSERTRAESDDPVYRIAFRGEPLTLDERFAALARIVFEPLRQHLRSAA from the coding sequence ATGCTCGAACTTTTTCAATCGAACCGTCACGAAACGCTTGCCGCCGCGCTCTTCGAAGACCTCGACGCATTCGCGATGCGCGAGAGCGATCCCTTCGCGAGCGAGAGCGTCATCGTGCCGAGCGCGGCCGTGCGCCGCCGGCTCGAGCTGGACATGGCCGAACGCTTCGGCATCTGCGCGAACGTGCAGTTCTGCTATCTCGCGCAGTGGCTGTGGGCGCAGATCGGCCGCGTGCTGCCGGTGCCCGCGCATTCGCCGTTCGCGCCGGACCGTCTCGCGTGGCGCTGCTACCGTCTCTTCGACGAGCCCGCGTTCAGGCAGGCGCCGCGGCTCTCGACGTATCTGAATGCCGCCGACGATTCCATGCGCTACGAACTCGCGCGCCGCATCGCGACCGTGTTCGATCATTACCTGACGTATCGCCCGGAATGGCTCACGCAATGGCAGGCGGGCGGCTCGATCCTCGCGGGCGGCGCAGAGACCGATGCGCGCGGGCCGCGTCTGTCCGGCGCGAGCGACATCCATCGTCAGGACGAGCGCTGGGAGGCCGAACTGTGGCGCGCGTTGCTTGCGGACCTCGCATCGGCGGGGGAAGAGCAGCATGCGGAGCACGACAAAGCGCACGACGCAACGCCGCCCGCGTACCGCTTTCTTGCCGAAGCGCCGGCCTTCGACCTGGAAACCGCGATGCGCGCAGCGTGGCCGCGCCGCATCAGCGTGTTCGCGCTGCCGACGATGCCGCCGCTGCATATCGCGTTGCTGCGCGAACTCTCGCGCTGGATCGACGTGCGCGTGTACGCGCTCAATCCGTGCCGCGAATTCTGGTTCGACATCGTGAGCAAGGCGCGCGTCGAGCAACTGGAACTGAAGGGCGAGGCGGACTTCCAGGAGGTCGGTCATCCGCTGCTCGCGGAATGGGGCCGGCAGACGCAGGCGCAGCTACACATGTTGCACGAGTTGACGGAGCGCGCGACATCGAGCGAGCGCGAACTCTTCGAGGAAAATCCTGCTCCGACGTGGCTCGCGCGCGTGCAGAACGGCATTCTCGCGCTCGACGAAGACAACGCCGCGCCGCAGCCCGGCGAGATCGCCGATGCGGGCATCGAGGTCCATGTCTGCCATAGCCTTTCGCGGCAGCTCGAAGTGCTGCACGACCGGCTGCTCGACTGGTTCGACGAGATAGAAGGTCTCGAGCCGTCCGATGTGCTCGTCGCGTTTCCGGATCTCGCGGTGGCGGGGCCGCTGATCGACGGTATCTTCGGCACGGCGCCCGCCGGCGCGAGCAACGAGCGGCGGCGCATTCCGTATCGCATCACGGGCTTGCCGCCGTCGCAGGCCAATCCCGTCGCGCGGGCGCTGCTCGACTGGCTCGCGCTCGCCGAACGCGGCGTCGGCGCGCCGGAGCTGATTGAATGGCTGCGTGTCGATGCGATCGCGACGCGCTACGGCATCGATGCGGCATCGCTCGAAACGGCGCAGGAATGGCTCGCGGCGGCGGGCGCCCGGCGCGGTCTGCGCCCGGACGAAGTGACCGGCGAGCATGTGCCCGCCGCGCGCCACACCTTTGCCGACGCGCTCACGCGGCTCTATCTCGGCTACGCGCTGCCGGGCGGCGGCGCGCCGGTCGCGGACTGGCTGCCGGTCGAAGGCGCGCAGGGTTCCGAGGCCGAACTGCTCGGACGCCTCACGCGCTTCATCGACGATATCGACGCCTTTGCAAAAGACATCGAAGCGCCGCGCACGGCGCGCGCGTGGGGCGGCTTGCTGCTCGACGCGCTCGCGCGTTTCTTCGATGCGGGCGTCGCGTTCAACGACGCCATCGGCGACGTCCGCCACGCCATCGACGCGCTGATCGCCGCAATCGACGAAGGCGCGCGCGACACGCAGGTGTCCGCGGCCGTGATCCGCACCGCGCTCACCGATACGCTCGACGATCCGGCGCGCGGCGGCGTGCCGTGGGGCGGCGTCACGTTTTCGTCGTTGACGAGCCTGCGCGGGCTGCCGTATCGCGTGGTGTGTCTGCTCGGCATGGACGACGGCATGCTGCCGAGCCTCGCGCGCGCCGACGAATTCGATCTGATGGCGGCTTTCGGCAAGCTCGGCGACCGCCAGCGACGCGACGACGAGCGCAATCTCTTTCTCGATCTCCTGCTCGCCGCGCGCGACCGGCTGATGATCGCCTACACCGGGCGCAGCATTCGCGACAACGCCGTGCTGCCGCCCGCCGCCTTGATCGACGAACTGCTCGACTATCTGGCGCAAGCGGTCGCGGGCGAGCACGCCGCGCCGGACGATCTCGCGAAGGCCCGCGCGCGCTTCGTCTTCGAACATCCGCTTCAGCCTTTCGCGCCGGAATATTTCGAGCCAGGCGGCCGGCTCTTCACTTACGAGCCGGAGCGCGCGGAGCTTGCGCGCGCGCTCGCGGCGGGGCGCACGCAGCCGGGCGCGCCGTTTTTCGCGCAGCCGCTGCCCGTTGAAGAGGACGAGGAAATCGTCCCGTTCGACGACTTCGTGCGCTTCTGGCGGCATCCCGCGCGCGCGTTGCTGCGTGACCGACTCGGCATCGCGCTCGTCGATGCCGAAGCCGAACTCGACATGACCGAGCCGTTCGAACTCGGCTTCGCGGGCCGCGATGCGCTCGCCGCGCGCGTGCTGCCCGCGCTCGTCGAAGCGCACGCGGACGCGGCGCATGGCGCGAGCCAGCGCGCACGCGATGTCGCGCGCACGAGTCCGGAAATGCCCGGCGGCGCGACCGGCGCGGTATGGCAGGCGCGCGAGATGCACGCGCTTTCGAGTCTCGCGGAGCGCATCCGCGCATCGGTGGCGGACGGGCAAGCGCGCCTGCCGTTCGTCTTCGACATCGCACCGCGCTGGCCCGACACGGGCGGCGTCGCGCTCTTCGGCAACCATGACGATGCGCTCGTCGATGAGCGGCCGTTCACGCTCGCCGGCACGCTCAATCGCCTGACGCCGCAGGGACAGGTGATCTATCGCTACGACGAGCCGCGCGCGCGCGATTACCTCTGCGCGTGGCTCGCGCATCTCGCGTATTGCGCGGCGCTTCCCGACGGCCCGCGCCGCACCGTCTGGCACGGACGCGGCGCGCGCTCGGCGGACTTCGAACTCGCGCCCGTCGAGCGTCCGCTCGCGCATCTGGGCGCACTCGCGGCGCTCTACCGCGCGGGACGCCGCATGCCGCTGCGCTTCTTTCCGAAGAGCGCGTGGCTGGAGATGAGCGAGGGCCGATCGAAGGCGCAAGCCGCGTGGGATTCCGAGCGCACGCGCGCCGAGTCCGATGATCCCGTCTATCGCATCGCGTTTCGCGGCGAACCGCTCACGCTCGACGAGCGTTTCGCCGCGCTCGCGCGCATCGTCTTCGAGCCGCTTCGCCAACATCTGCGGAGCGCCGCATGA
- a CDS encoding FUSC family membrane protein yields MRYSFEIRKFIYSQYFFGGLRSALGISLPAVLMLIVFHNRELGFTIATGALGACVVDMPGPLKHKHNEMLACTVIGFFSALATGIATAHPLTLWLTVVPLTFVLSLIVVYGNRWPQISFATLFMMIVTLEEHFTPMQALVNASWILLGGLWYTYWATLVSHLLVYRVERQALAQSIFSCAEYLQARADFYDGDADLDECYRKLIEKQIAAVEQQEAARDIVLRNLPKVKSGKLDARRARLFNLFINIVDLHEFFVGAHTDYPLVRKTFAGSDVLVFYRDLMRKASEDLEEIGLAVLQNRPAPARISVKAELRAIEYELELMRKQALPEKNPEAYAAAAAVFRRLWSATRLIDKMRRRTRDDAVQTETEVQIDHALSRFISSRRVPFMQIFSNLTMASPSFRHALRVTIAVGIGFWLGRLLPLTNAYWIVMTTVIILKPGYSLTKQRNTQRIIGTAIGCAVTIALILLVKDPHILLVAMFASMLMSYSLLLFNYAASVVFTSSYVLLMFHLLAPGSMRLIGERAIDTVVGCAIAIAASHLFPYWEYRLMGKLVKDLLAATRNYLEASWLWKAKASVRASASDATRAQETVPSAAFADGHARAAVASTHSMAVAATAVANDSEVVIAPAIRAASATAERLASVGIGESTAATASKGASAAATVAATALDRDFRYRLARKNVHVAFANLAQAFQRMMLEPKAQQKYVAELNDLLVQSHVLASQITAAAPLLQSLNEADGQSFEPVQRAFGVVRDNLSEAQAVVSDADGASVFDTKDIRRDLDAMVAAAERAQTLPADAIQDLKLLAHQCKQMLTASALIRKDAAQIRLPA; encoded by the coding sequence ATGCGTTACTCGTTCGAAATCAGGAAGTTCATCTACAGCCAGTACTTCTTTGGCGGCTTGCGCAGCGCGCTCGGCATTTCGCTTCCCGCAGTGCTGATGCTGATCGTCTTTCATAACCGCGAACTCGGCTTCACCATCGCGACGGGCGCGCTCGGCGCATGCGTCGTCGACATGCCCGGCCCACTCAAGCACAAGCACAACGAGATGCTCGCGTGCACGGTCATCGGCTTTTTCTCGGCGCTCGCCACGGGCATCGCGACGGCGCATCCGCTCACGCTCTGGCTGACGGTCGTGCCGCTCACCTTCGTGCTGTCGCTCATCGTCGTGTATGGCAATCGCTGGCCGCAGATCAGCTTCGCCACGCTCTTCATGATGATCGTGACGCTGGAGGAGCATTTCACGCCGATGCAGGCGCTCGTCAACGCGTCGTGGATCCTGCTCGGCGGCCTCTGGTACACGTACTGGGCGACGCTCGTCTCGCATCTGCTCGTCTATCGCGTCGAACGGCAGGCGCTCGCGCAGAGCATCTTCAGTTGCGCGGAGTATCTGCAGGCGCGCGCGGACTTCTACGACGGCGACGCCGATCTCGACGAGTGCTATCGAAAGCTGATCGAAAAGCAGATCGCGGCGGTCGAGCAGCAGGAAGCGGCGCGCGACATCGTGTTGCGCAACCTGCCGAAGGTGAAGAGCGGCAAGCTCGACGCGCGGCGCGCGCGGCTCTTCAATCTCTTCATCAACATCGTCGATCTGCACGAGTTTTTCGTCGGCGCGCACACGGATTACCCGCTCGTGCGCAAGACGTTCGCGGGTTCCGACGTGCTCGTGTTCTATCGCGACCTGATGCGAAAGGCGAGCGAAGACCTGGAGGAAATCGGGCTCGCCGTGCTGCAGAATCGCCCGGCGCCCGCGCGCATCAGCGTGAAGGCGGAATTGCGCGCGATCGAATACGAACTGGAACTGATGCGCAAGCAGGCGCTGCCGGAGAAGAATCCCGAGGCGTATGCGGCGGCGGCAGCGGTGTTTCGCAGGCTCTGGAGCGCGACGCGCCTGATCGACAAGATGCGCCGCCGCACGCGCGACGACGCGGTGCAGACGGAAACGGAAGTGCAGATCGATCACGCGCTCTCGCGCTTCATATCGAGCCGGCGCGTGCCGTTCATGCAGATTTTCTCGAATCTCACGATGGCCTCGCCGAGCTTTCGCCATGCGCTGCGCGTGACGATCGCGGTGGGCATCGGCTTCTGGCTCGGCAGGCTTTTGCCGCTCACCAACGCGTACTGGATCGTGATGACGACGGTCATCATCCTCAAGCCGGGATACTCGCTCACGAAGCAGCGCAATACGCAGCGGATCATCGGCACGGCGATCGGCTGCGCGGTCACCATCGCGCTCATCTTGCTGGTGAAGGACCCGCATATTCTGCTCGTCGCGATGTTCGCGTCGATGCTCATGAGCTACAGCCTCTTGCTCTTCAACTACGCGGCGAGCGTGGTGTTCACCTCCAGCTACGTGCTGCTGATGTTCCATCTGCTCGCGCCCGGCAGCATGCGGCTGATCGGCGAGCGCGCCATCGACACGGTCGTCGGCTGCGCAATCGCCATCGCGGCGAGCCATCTGTTTCCGTACTGGGAATATCGGCTGATGGGCAAGCTCGTGAAGGATCTGCTCGCGGCAACGCGAAACTATCTCGAAGCGAGCTGGTTGTGGAAGGCGAAGGCTTCGGTCAGAGCGTCCGCCAGCGACGCCACGCGCGCGCAAGAGACCGTGCCGAGCGCCGCATTCGCCGATGGCCACGCACGCGCCGCCGTCGCGTCGACGCACAGCATGGCGGTCGCCGCCACCGCCGTCGCCAACGATTCCGAAGTCGTCATCGCGCCCGCGATCAGGGCGGCGAGCGCGACGGCCGAGCGGCTCGCGTCGGTCGGCATCGGCGAAAGCACGGCGGCCACGGCGAGCAAGGGCGCATCCGCGGCGGCCACGGTCGCGGCCACCGCGCTCGACCGCGATTTCCGCTACCGGCTGGCGCGCAAGAATGTGCACGTTGCGTTCGCCAATCTCGCCCAGGCGTTTCAGCGCATGATGCTCGAGCCGAAAGCGCAGCAAAAGTACGTCGCGGAGCTGAACGACCTGCTCGTGCAGAGCCACGTACTCGCGTCGCAGATCACGGCGGCCGCGCCGCTTCTGCAATCGCTCAACGAGGCGGACGGCCAGTCGTTCGAACCGGTGCAGCGCGCATTCGGCGTCGTGCGGGACAATCTCTCGGAAGCGCAAGCCGTCGTGTCGGACGCGGACGGCGCGAGCGTATTCGATACGAAGGACATCCGGCGCGATCTCGACGCGATGGTCGCTGCCGCCGAGCGCGCGCAAACGCTGCCCGCCGACGCGATTCAGGACCTCAAACTGCTCGCGCATCAGTGCAAGCAGATGCTCACGGCCTCCGCGCTGATCCGCAAGGACGCGGCGCAGATTCGTCTGCCCGCGTGA